From the genome of Winogradskyella forsetii, one region includes:
- the glpK gene encoding glycerol kinase GlpK, with protein sequence MGKYILSLDQGTTSSRAIVFDKKGNIVSQAQKEFTQYFPKSGWVEHDPKEIWSTQAGVAAEAIASKGLDVENIAAIGITNQRETVVVWDKNTGEPIYNAIVWQDKRTSDYCDQLKKEGKAKWIKEKTGLVIDSYFSGTKVKWILDNVEGARTKAEAGDLILGTIDSWLVWNFTKGKQHITDVTNASRTLMFNINTMAWDDELLELLTIPKSMLPEVKASSEVYGHTTSTFYDAKIPIAGIAGDQQAALFGQMCTKPGMVKNTYGTGCFMLMNIGEKPIVSKNNLLTTVAWKINGKTTYALEGSVFIAGAVVQWLRDSLKIIRNSSDVEALASSVEHTDGVYFVPAFAGLGAPHWNQHAKGTMFGLTRGSTDAHIARAALESIAFQTMDILKAMEADSGLSIKELRVDGGATINNMLMQFQSDVLNTKTIRPKVVETTAMGAAFLAGLAVGYWENPEEIQDIWQTDKTFSPMEDRTEIKKHIEGWYRAIDALEYWTKNV encoded by the coding sequence ATGGGAAAATATATCCTATCCTTAGATCAGGGAACAACAAGTTCGAGGGCCATTGTTTTTGATAAAAAAGGCAATATTGTTTCGCAGGCCCAAAAAGAGTTTACTCAATATTTTCCTAAATCGGGTTGGGTTGAGCACGATCCTAAAGAGATTTGGTCAACTCAGGCTGGTGTTGCCGCAGAAGCTATTGCCAGTAAAGGCCTGGATGTGGAAAATATCGCAGCTATAGGAATCACTAATCAGCGTGAAACTGTTGTGGTATGGGATAAAAATACAGGCGAACCCATTTATAACGCTATTGTTTGGCAAGACAAAAGAACTTCTGACTATTGTGACCAACTCAAAAAAGAAGGAAAAGCAAAATGGATCAAAGAAAAAACAGGATTGGTCATTGATTCTTATTTTTCTGGAACGAAGGTAAAATGGATTCTCGATAACGTAGAAGGTGCCAGAACAAAAGCAGAAGCTGGAGATTTAATCTTGGGAACTATAGACAGTTGGTTGGTCTGGAACTTTACCAAAGGCAAGCAGCATATCACAGATGTAACCAATGCCTCAAGAACCTTGATGTTTAACATCAATACCATGGCATGGGACGATGAATTATTAGAATTGTTGACGATTCCTAAAAGTATGCTACCAGAAGTGAAAGCTTCAAGTGAAGTTTATGGTCATACAACATCCACGTTTTATGATGCTAAAATTCCAATTGCAGGAATCGCAGGCGATCAGCAAGCGGCTTTATTTGGGCAAATGTGTACCAAACCAGGAATGGTTAAAAACACATACGGCACAGGTTGCTTTATGTTAATGAACATCGGAGAAAAACCGATTGTATCCAAAAATAATTTATTGACAACAGTGGCTTGGAAAATCAACGGAAAAACAACTTATGCCTTAGAAGGAAGTGTTTTTATAGCAGGAGCCGTTGTACAATGGTTGCGCGATAGTTTAAAAATTATAAGAAATTCTTCCGATGTTGAAGCATTGGCTTCGTCAGTTGAACATACAGATGGGGTTTATTTTGTGCCAGCTTTTGCAGGTCTCGGCGCACCACATTGGAACCAACATGCAAAAGGTACCATGTTCGGATTGACAAGAGGAAGTACAGATGCACATATCGCACGGGCGGCTTTGGAGTCTATTGCATTCCAGACTATGGATATTTTAAAAGCGATGGAAGCGGATTCGGGTTTATCAATTAAAGAATTACGTGTTGATGGTGGCGCAACCATCAACAATATGTTGATGCAGTTTCAATCCGATGTTTTAAATACCAAAACCATTAGGCCAAAAGTTGTTGAGACTACAGCAATGGGAGCAGCATTTTTAGCTGGCCTGGCAGTAGGCTATTGGGAAAATCCTGAAGAAATTCAAGATATCTGGCAAACGGATAAAACCTTTAGCCCAATGGAAGATAGAACAGAAATAAAAAAGCATATCGAAGGTTGGTACAGAGCGATTGATGCTTTGGAATATTGGACAAAGAATGTTTAA
- a CDS encoding RagB/SusD family nutrient uptake outer membrane protein encodes MKTKFYNSRLKGGLVLSMALFFMVISCEDYLDEQPSTLIDSDYIYTTEGGLKSGVVSLYKFERDRYDAGTEDFMGAVLMSSRSDLAFSRSGYTGLMGRYQRGVSPVDQGANFASSLFWKHYYNLANKATSIINAAEAIEGLDEDVRQKVLGEARFFRAHSYFYLYRMYKNIYVNTETVTVENAFDVVNDSSTEEEIFGLINSDLNYAIENLEWTDEFGRVTKGTAKHVKAKVAMWQGNWTEAKNQAVSLIDEGPHALVATTAQVFDGDRNHSEALFVIQSQDDLLGGGGNTMMNANYVTQYFQIGGIVADEDQGGRGFSRILPNLYLLGLLNDDPNDTRNDDTYFRLNWFYNEGDRIGEMVDDYAPITDLSLPDDEQPNYTRYYQRMHPSCIKFHQDDDDPESYLNRSNILVYRLAETYLIAAEAIMRSTGDPLPYINAVRTRAGAAPVTSVNQQTILDERARELAFEGQRWFTLKRMGQDVIDFQMTNYAGDGEFFPNNLGVRDPRENWQSHYINWPIAQIDLDLLGAGYPQNNGYN; translated from the coding sequence ATGAAAACGAAGTTTTATAATTCAAGATTAAAAGGTGGCTTAGTGCTGAGTATGGCCTTATTCTTCATGGTGATTTCTTGCGAAGACTATTTAGATGAACAGCCAAGTACATTAATTGATTCAGATTATATTTACACCACAGAAGGAGGTTTAAAATCTGGTGTGGTAAGTCTGTATAAATTTGAAAGAGACCGTTACGATGCAGGAACAGAAGATTTTATGGGTGCAGTACTTATGTCTTCTAGAAGCGACTTGGCATTTTCAAGATCGGGATACACCGGATTAATGGGAAGATACCAGAGAGGTGTGTCACCAGTAGATCAAGGTGCTAATTTTGCATCATCTTTATTTTGGAAACATTACTATAATTTGGCTAATAAGGCGACTTCCATTATCAACGCCGCAGAGGCAATAGAGGGATTGGATGAGGATGTAAGACAAAAAGTATTGGGTGAAGCTAGATTCTTTAGAGCACATTCATACTTCTATCTATATAGAATGTATAAGAATATTTATGTTAATACGGAAACAGTTACCGTTGAGAATGCCTTTGATGTGGTAAATGATAGTTCTACTGAAGAAGAAATATTTGGGTTGATCAATAGCGATCTTAACTATGCAATTGAAAACCTGGAATGGACAGATGAATTTGGTCGTGTTACAAAAGGAACGGCTAAGCATGTAAAAGCTAAAGTTGCTATGTGGCAGGGTAATTGGACAGAAGCAAAAAACCAAGCTGTATCTTTAATAGATGAAGGGCCGCATGCGCTTGTTGCAACTACTGCACAGGTTTTCGACGGTGACAGAAACCATTCTGAAGCCCTATTCGTTATACAATCCCAAGATGATTTGTTAGGAGGTGGCGGAAACACCATGATGAATGCTAATTATGTGACTCAGTATTTTCAGATAGGAGGGATCGTTGCTGATGAAGATCAAGGAGGACGAGGGTTTTCTAGAATTTTACCGAATTTGTATTTACTTGGTCTATTGAATGACGATCCAAATGACACAAGAAATGATGATACCTATTTTAGATTAAATTGGTTCTACAATGAGGGTGATAGAATCGGCGAAATGGTTGATGACTATGCTCCAATTACTGATTTAAGCTTACCGGACGATGAGCAGCCTAATTATACCAGATATTATCAAAGAATGCACCCTTCTTGTATCAAGTTTCATCAAGACGATGATGATCCAGAGTCCTACTTAAATAGAAGTAATATCTTGGTGTATAGATTAGCAGAAACGTATTTAATCGCTGCAGAAGCGATTATGAGATCTACTGGTGATCCGCTACCATATATTAATGCAGTTCGCACACGTGCTGGAGCAGCACCTGTAACGAGTGTCAATCAACAAACAATCTTAGACGAACGCGCAAGAGAATTGGCATTCGAAGGACAACGTTGGTTTACTTTAAAAAGAATGGGACAAGATGTTATTGATTTTCAGATGACAAATTATGCAGGTGATGGTGAATTTTTCCCAAATAATTTAGGCGTAAGAGATCCAAGAGAAAATTGGCAATCACACTACATTAACTGGCCAATCGCTCAAATAGATTTAGATCTATTAGGAGCAGGTTATCCACAAAATAATGGATACAATTAA
- a CDS encoding MIP/aquaporin family protein, producing the protein MTPFIAEIIGTAILILLGGGVVANVVLNKTIGNNSGWIVITTGWALAVYVAVVIAGPHSGAHINPAVTVALAVAGKFPWADVPLFVLAQMIGAMIGSTTVWIIYRNHFEETQDADSKKAVFCTAPAIRNTFSNFFSEMIGTFVLLFTIFYFTDASINDTETVIGLGSLGALPVAFLVWSIGLSLGGTTGYAINPARDLGPRIMHAILPIKNKANSDWAYAWIPVVGPLVGGALAALLMMALL; encoded by the coding sequence ATGACACCATTTATAGCAGAAATTATTGGTACAGCGATTTTGATTTTACTCGGTGGAGGCGTTGTAGCCAATGTCGTGCTCAATAAAACCATTGGTAATAATAGTGGTTGGATTGTGATCACAACGGGTTGGGCATTGGCGGTTTATGTCGCTGTCGTTATTGCTGGTCCACATAGTGGCGCACATATCAATCCTGCGGTTACCGTGGCCTTGGCTGTTGCAGGTAAATTTCCTTGGGCAGATGTACCGCTGTTTGTGCTGGCCCAGATGATTGGCGCAATGATTGGTTCAACAACGGTTTGGATAATCTATAGAAATCACTTTGAAGAAACGCAAGATGCAGATTCTAAAAAAGCGGTCTTCTGTACGGCTCCAGCAATAAGGAATACGTTTTCGAATTTTTTTAGTGAAATGATAGGAACGTTTGTTTTGTTGTTTACGATTTTCTATTTTACAGATGCGAGTATCAACGACACGGAAACCGTAATTGGTTTAGGATCTTTAGGTGCTTTACCAGTAGCGTTCTTGGTCTGGTCTATTGGTTTGTCCCTTGGTGGTACAACGGGTTATGCCATTAATCCTGCAAGGGATTTGGGGCCACGCATTATGCATGCTATTCTACCTATAAAAAATAAAGCTAATAGTGATTGGGCTTATGCCTGGATACCTGTTGTAGGGCCATTGGTGGGTGGAGCACTGGCGGCATTATTAATGATGGCTTTATTGTAA
- a CDS encoding triple tyrosine motif-containing protein, protein MMKKILLLLGVFLVLVLHSQELPPIQTYTASEYDGENQNWMISQDSKGYIFVANNLGLLEFNGSEWIPYRSPNNTVLRAVKVIDDRVYSGCYEEFGYWKRNDLGDLDYYSLIPKLGEKILNEDQIWDIISYEEWVLFQAGHALYFYNKTSETFKTINSENIIYKVFNVNNQIYYHVANEGIYVLEDGEPKLVIDDNIVLEDRVIDVFQHHEKLIILSRNSGFFQFDGHKLSEWNVSSNKRLKELNVFSSIRLKDKSFVLGSISDGLIKINTNGAIEYEINQRNGLANNTVLSLFEDNENNVWTGLDNGINCINVDSSIKTFIDYYGNIGTVYTTLIFNDYLFVGTNQGLFYRALDSKNEDFTFVKGTAGQVWSLYNDSNRNLFCGHHLGTFIIENNTAKSISTILGAWNFKKIPNHDDLLLQGNYDGLYVLQKNSESWYVRNKIDGFKNSSRFFEINDRNQILVNNEYKGVFRIQLDSTLHEVVDIKRQSELSLGKNSGLITYKGDILYTSEDGVFDYKKNEGKFVKNSDLSEKVSPYKSAKMVVDQRGKLWLFSDQNISFIENDNLTNKPELTTISIPLNLRKGILGFENIQHIDKEKYVLGASYGYLTLNASQISKETDYFVYLNSVKIADRDDNVLKLPIKDKGDFKHKQGALFFDYSVPEYNKFLDVNYQYKLNGKMKRWSAWSEQSSLQFENLPFGDYNLEIRAKVGNQRTKNTVNYPFTISRPWYISNLAIIVYLIMLSVIGLLVHKAYKFYYERIIRHEHLKNERQIVQVKNEKLNQDIEGKNRELAISTMSIIKKNEMLRKIKKELKKAKNKSDIGSAVELIDNNLNNTKDWKFFKEAFNNADKDFMDKIKAKHPELTPNDLKFCAYLRLNLSSKEMAPLLNISIKSVETKRYRLRKKLQLQHDDSLVNYILKF, encoded by the coding sequence ATGATGAAAAAAATTCTGCTCTTATTAGGTGTGTTTTTAGTCTTGGTTTTGCATAGTCAGGAGTTGCCGCCTATCCAAACGTATACGGCATCTGAGTATGATGGCGAGAATCAAAATTGGATGATTTCCCAAGATTCTAAAGGCTATATTTTTGTCGCTAATAATTTAGGATTGTTAGAATTTAACGGCTCTGAATGGATACCTTATCGATCTCCTAACAATACGGTTCTTAGGGCTGTTAAAGTTATTGATGATAGGGTTTATTCTGGGTGTTATGAGGAATTTGGCTATTGGAAGCGCAATGATTTAGGGGATTTAGACTACTATTCTTTAATACCTAAGTTAGGTGAGAAAATATTAAATGAAGATCAGATTTGGGACATTATAAGTTATGAGGAATGGGTATTGTTTCAAGCTGGGCATGCCTTATACTTCTACAACAAAACTTCTGAGACTTTCAAAACTATAAATTCCGAAAACATAATCTACAAAGTTTTTAATGTTAACAATCAGATTTACTACCATGTGGCTAATGAAGGTATTTACGTTTTAGAAGACGGTGAGCCAAAATTGGTAATTGATGATAATATCGTTTTGGAAGATAGAGTCATAGATGTTTTTCAGCATCATGAAAAGCTGATCATATTGTCACGTAATTCAGGTTTTTTTCAGTTTGATGGCCATAAGTTAAGCGAATGGAATGTGTCTTCAAATAAAAGATTGAAGGAATTAAATGTGTTTAGTAGTATTAGATTAAAAGATAAAAGTTTTGTGCTGGGATCAATTTCTGATGGCTTAATTAAAATAAATACAAATGGAGCTATTGAATATGAAATAAATCAAAGGAATGGATTAGCGAATAATACGGTACTATCGCTTTTTGAAGATAATGAAAACAACGTATGGACAGGTTTGGATAATGGGATAAACTGCATCAATGTTGATTCGTCAATAAAAACATTTATAGATTATTATGGAAATATTGGTACGGTTTATACAACATTGATTTTTAACGATTACCTCTTTGTTGGCACGAATCAGGGTTTGTTTTATAGGGCATTAGATTCAAAAAATGAAGATTTTACTTTTGTGAAAGGTACAGCGGGCCAAGTTTGGAGTCTTTATAATGATAGCAATCGAAATTTGTTTTGTGGGCATCATTTAGGCACCTTCATTATTGAGAATAATACTGCAAAAAGTATCAGTACGATTTTGGGGGCTTGGAATTTTAAAAAAATACCAAATCACGATGATCTGTTGCTTCAAGGGAATTACGATGGGTTGTATGTGCTCCAAAAGAATAGCGAATCTTGGTATGTGCGTAATAAAATTGACGGTTTTAAAAATTCGTCACGCTTTTTTGAAATCAACGATCGAAATCAAATCTTGGTAAATAACGAATATAAAGGTGTTTTTAGGATTCAGCTAGATAGTACTTTGCATGAGGTTGTAGATATCAAACGCCAATCTGAACTGAGCTTAGGTAAGAATTCGGGGTTAATTACTTACAAAGGCGATATTTTATATACCTCTGAGGATGGGGTGTTTGATTATAAGAAAAACGAAGGAAAATTTGTAAAAAACAGTGATTTAAGTGAAAAGGTTTCGCCGTACAAATCTGCAAAAATGGTGGTGGACCAACGAGGTAAGCTGTGGTTGTTTTCCGATCAGAATATTAGTTTTATAGAGAATGATAATCTTACTAATAAACCGGAACTAACAACGATTTCTATTCCTTTAAATCTCAGAAAAGGCATTCTTGGATTCGAGAATATTCAACATATTGACAAAGAAAAATATGTTTTAGGGGCCTCTTATGGATATTTAACCTTGAATGCATCGCAGATATCAAAAGAAACTGATTATTTCGTTTATCTCAATTCGGTAAAAATTGCAGATCGAGATGACAACGTGCTAAAATTGCCTATTAAAGACAAGGGAGATTTTAAGCATAAACAAGGTGCTTTGTTTTTTGATTATTCGGTGCCGGAATACAACAAATTTTTGGATGTCAATTACCAATACAAATTAAATGGAAAGATGAAGCGGTGGAGTGCGTGGTCCGAGCAGTCAAGTCTTCAATTCGAAAACCTTCCTTTTGGGGATTACAACTTGGAAATTAGAGCCAAAGTCGGAAATCAGCGAACAAAAAATACGGTAAATTATCCATTTACAATTAGTAGGCCTTGGTATATCTCAAATCTTGCCATTATTGTATATCTAATTATGCTTTCGGTCATTGGCTTATTGGTGCATAAAGCCTATAAATTTTACTATGAACGAATTATAAGGCATGAGCATCTTAAAAATGAAAGACAGATTGTTCAAGTTAAAAATGAAAAATTAAACCAGGATATTGAAGGGAAAAATAGGGAGTTGGCAATTTCTACAATGAGCATTATCAAAAAAAATGAAATGCTTCGTAAAATAAAAAAAGAATTAAAGAAGGCTAAAAATAAATCTGATATTGGAAGTGCCGTCGAGTTAATAGATAACAATTTGAACAACACAAAAGATTGGAAATTCTTCAAAGAAGCTTTTAATAATGCCGATAAGGATTTTATGGATAAAATTAAGGCTAAACATCCGGAATTAACCCCCAACGATTTAAAATTTTGTGCCTATTTAAGACTCAATTTATCTTCCAAAGAAATGGCGCCATTGCTTAATATATCTATTAAAAGCGTGGAAACTAAACGTTATCGATTGCGCAAAAAGTTGCAATTACAGCACGATGATAGCTTAGTTAATTATATCTTAAAATTCTAA
- a CDS encoding SusC/RagA family TonB-linked outer membrane protein, whose product MKLKFQRSRIEIFFCLFLLCSSFSILAQTTVTGKVTSASDNMPLPGASVIEKGTTNGTQTDFDGVFTLEVSDESSILVVSYVGFKTQEVPYQSGEMTIALQDDSSLDEVVVVGYGTQKKSDIVNAVATTDLSKATLTPTSDVNEMLRGRIAGLQVDVGGGTLRPGGTSEIIFRGQGSIEGNVSAIYVVDGIIRDGGIEDIDADDIESIEFLKDASAQAIYGSRGANGVVLITTKRGQTGKVSVSYHGFMTTKTIERNFDVYSGQEFAQLRREAFRANNADDEYLDDDEIFSEVELENIANNNFVDWEDELLRNGIVNSHAISVSGGTEKTKVFGSINHFKEDGLIPTSSYSRNTLRLNVDQKISDKFSVNFDLNLLNDNTDRAANVNVITVSPLGNAYNDDGSLARFPSGEEGTAINPLVNLREQNHEEKGNDYVINVTPIWKITNDLQYQLKANLTRRTSERGQYQSSLSGAGDDVRGRARLYNTLQESYLVENILTYDKALNDDHKLNVTLVQSTQENEFSRTFTQGEGFANEDLGYNGIATAIGNLSVERDNDVIRYLGYLARARYTLFDRYTIEGVVRADGASLNGEGNKWSYNPAGSFAWKIHKESFLEDVNALQELKFRVSYGSLVNDLGRPYTSLFTADFQPYVFDDESASGYAPSTILPNPDLSFERITTLNLGLDFSVFNRILVGNVNWYDSRTTDLLLRRGVPSTTGFTSTFFNAGEMKNSGIELNLTANIINTEDFQWSVSTNWSNNQNEILELYNDGDGVAITEDNTFNYYVGQPVGVIYTYEFDGIWQEGDDLENAPQANPESSLPQPDLRAGDIRVRDINSVDEDGNVTSGPDGKITPEDRVFIDPSPDWFGSLSTTIAYKGFDLLLDFYAVEGATKVNPFLNEYNNGGTLRGDINGVKVDYYTPENPSNSFPRPSAESGPLYLNSLAVKDASYIRLRTVSLGYTLSDKVTSKLNIDQIRLYATATNVFTKTDYIGYSPEVNIRSTFSNADTGYPDAKAFTFGVRVKF is encoded by the coding sequence ATGAAATTAAAATTTCAAAGATCAAGAATTGAAATATTCTTTTGTCTCTTTTTATTGTGTAGCTCTTTTTCCATTTTGGCTCAGACTACAGTAACAGGTAAAGTGACCTCTGCATCAGATAATATGCCGTTACCAGGAGCATCTGTTATAGAAAAAGGTACAACGAATGGAACACAAACGGATTTCGATGGTGTCTTTACTTTAGAAGTATCGGATGAATCTTCTATTCTAGTGGTATCCTATGTAGGCTTTAAGACGCAGGAGGTGCCTTATCAATCTGGAGAAATGACCATTGCACTGCAAGATGATAGCTCATTAGATGAGGTTGTTGTTGTAGGTTATGGTACGCAGAAGAAAAGTGATATCGTAAATGCCGTGGCAACAACAGATTTGTCTAAAGCGACTCTAACTCCAACTTCAGATGTTAATGAAATGCTACGTGGTAGAATAGCCGGATTACAAGTAGACGTTGGAGGTGGTACTTTAAGACCAGGTGGTACTTCTGAAATTATTTTTAGAGGACAAGGTTCCATTGAAGGTAATGTGAGTGCTATTTATGTAGTTGATGGTATTATTAGAGATGGTGGCATTGAGGATATAGATGCAGATGATATAGAATCTATAGAGTTTCTGAAAGATGCATCAGCACAAGCGATCTATGGTTCAAGAGGTGCCAATGGTGTGGTATTGATTACCACCAAACGTGGACAAACTGGTAAAGTAAGTGTGAGTTATCATGGTTTTATGACTACCAAAACTATTGAACGTAATTTTGATGTTTATAGTGGGCAAGAATTTGCGCAGCTTCGACGTGAAGCTTTTAGAGCCAATAATGCTGATGATGAATATTTGGATGACGATGAGATTTTTTCTGAAGTTGAATTGGAAAATATTGCGAATAACAATTTCGTGGATTGGGAAGACGAATTATTGAGAAATGGAATTGTAAATAGTCATGCCATCAGTGTAAGTGGTGGTACAGAAAAAACCAAAGTTTTTGGAAGTATTAATCATTTTAAAGAAGATGGATTGATTCCGACTTCAAGTTATTCTAGAAATACATTACGTTTAAATGTGGATCAAAAAATTTCTGATAAGTTCTCTGTAAATTTTGATCTAAATTTGTTAAATGATAATACGGATAGAGCTGCAAATGTCAATGTGATAACAGTGTCTCCATTAGGAAACGCTTATAATGACGATGGTAGTTTGGCGAGATTTCCTAGTGGCGAAGAAGGGACTGCCATAAATCCACTAGTAAACTTGAGAGAACAAAATCATGAAGAAAAAGGAAATGATTATGTGATCAATGTTACCCCAATTTGGAAAATTACAAATGATTTGCAATATCAATTAAAAGCTAACTTAACCAGAAGAACTTCAGAACGAGGACAATACCAATCGTCTTTAAGTGGTGCAGGTGATGATGTAAGGGGAAGGGCAAGATTATATAATACTTTGCAAGAATCTTATTTGGTTGAGAACATCTTAACTTATGATAAAGCCCTTAATGACGACCATAAACTTAATGTGACTTTAGTGCAATCCACTCAAGAAAACGAATTTTCAAGAACATTTACACAAGGTGAAGGTTTTGCAAACGAAGACTTGGGCTATAATGGCATCGCAACTGCTATTGGTAATTTGAGCGTAGAGCGAGACAATGATGTCATTAGATATTTAGGTTACTTGGCTAGAGCACGTTATACACTTTTTGATAGATATACTATTGAAGGCGTTGTTCGTGCAGATGGTGCATCCTTAAACGGCGAAGGAAATAAATGGAGTTATAACCCAGCAGGATCTTTTGCATGGAAAATACATAAAGAAAGTTTTTTAGAAGATGTTAATGCTCTACAGGAATTGAAGTTTAGAGTAAGTTATGGTTCATTGGTAAATGATTTAGGACGACCTTATACGTCGCTCTTTACTGCAGATTTCCAACCGTACGTATTTGATGACGAATCCGCTTCTGGATATGCGCCATCAACTATATTGCCTAATCCAGATTTATCATTCGAAAGAATTACAACATTAAATCTAGGTTTGGATTTTTCAGTTTTTAACAGAATTTTAGTTGGAAATGTCAACTGGTATGATTCTAGAACTACAGACTTATTATTAAGAAGAGGTGTGCCTTCTACAACAGGTTTTACATCAACCTTCTTTAACGCGGGTGAAATGAAGAACAGTGGTATTGAACTTAACTTAACGGCAAATATCATTAATACTGAGGATTTTCAATGGTCGGTTTCTACAAATTGGTCTAATAACCAAAATGAGATATTGGAACTTTATAATGACGGAGACGGTGTTGCCATCACAGAAGATAATACATTCAACTATTATGTAGGTCAGCCTGTTGGAGTTATATATACTTATGAGTTTGACGGCATCTGGCAAGAAGGTGATGATTTAGAAAATGCACCTCAAGCTAATCCAGAGTCCTCCTTGCCACAACCAGACCTTAGAGCAGGTGATATTCGGGTTAGAGATATTAATAGTGTAGATGAAGATGGCAATGTTACTAGTGGACCAGATGGTAAAATAACACCAGAAGATCGTGTTTTTATTGATCCTAGTCCAGATTGGTTCGGATCATTATCCACAACTATTGCCTATAAAGGGTTTGATTTATTATTGGATTTTTATGCTGTGGAAGGAGCAACAAAAGTGAATCCTTTTTTAAATGAGTATAATAATGGCGGCACCTTAAGAGGGGATATCAACGGCGTAAAAGTAGATTATTACACGCCAGAAAATCCTTCAAATTCGTTTCCAAGACCTAGTGCGGAATCAGGCCCATTATACCTAAATTCCTTGGCAGTTAAGGATGCATCTTACATTAGATTAAGAACCGTAAGTTTAGGATATACATTATCAGATAAAGTTACATCGAAATTGAATATTGACCAAATAAGGTTATATGCTACTGCTACTAATGTATTTACAAAAACGGATTATATTGGTTATAGCCCTGAAGTCAATATTAGAAGTACATTTTCTAATGCCGATACTGGTTATCCTGATGCAAAAGCATTTACATTCGGTGTAAGAGTTAAATTTTAA